In Leclercia sp. LSNIH1, the genomic stretch CTGAGCACTGGCTCAGGGCCTCTATTTTCCGAATGTGTAACCAGGGGGTCTGCTCGTGACAACAATAGTAAGTGTACGCCGTAACGGCCAGGTGGTGATTGCCGGTGATGGCCAGGCCACGCTGGGTAATACCGTCATGAAAGGCAACGTGAAAAAAGTGCGTCGTCTGTATAACGACAAAGTGATCGCCGGTTTTGCGGGCGGTACTGCGGACGCCTTCACGCTGTTTGAGCTATTTGAACGTAAACTGGAAATGCATCAGGGCCATCTGGTGAAAGCTGCCGTTGAGCTGGCGAAAGACTGGCGTACCGACCGTATGCTGCGCAAGCTGGAAGCACTGCTGGCGGTGGCCGATGAAAATGCCTCGCTGATCATCACCGGTAACGGTGACGTGGTGCAGCCAGAAAATGACCTGATTGCTATCGGTTCCGGTGGCCCGTACGCCCAGGCCGCCGCCCGCGCGCTGTTGGAAAACTCCGATCTGGGCGCACGCGATATCGCTGTGAAGGCGTTGGATATTGCAGGTGATATCTGCATCTATACCAACCACTTCCACACCATCGAAGAATTGCCGTCTAAGGCGTAAGGATTTCTCATGTCTGAAATGACCCCACGCGAAATTGTCAGCGAACTGAACAAACACATCATCGGCCAGGATAACGCCAAGCGTTCTGTGGCAATTGCCCTGCGTAACCGCTGGCGTCGTATGCAGCTGGATGAAGTGCTGCGCCATGAAGTGACGCCAAAAAACATTCTGATGATCGGCCCAACCGGTGTTGGTAAAACCGAAATCGCCCGTCGTCTGGCTAAACTGGCCAACGCGCCATTCATCAAAGTCGAAGCGACTAAGTTCACCGAAGTGGGCTATGTCGGTAAAGAAGTGGACTCTATCATCCGCGATCTGACCGACTCTGCCATTAAGATGGTCCGCGTCCAGTCCATCGAAAAAAACCGCTATCGCGCTGAAGAGATGGCGGAAGAGCGCGTGCTGGATGTGCTGATCCCACCGGCGAAAAACAACTGGGGCCAGGCAGAACAGCCTGCTGAGCCATCCGCTGCGCGCCAGGCGTTCCGCAAAAAACTGCGTGAAGGCCAGCTGGATGACAAAGAGATTGAGATCGAGCTCGCCGCCGCGCCAATGGGCGTGGAAATTATGTCTCCGCCAGGTATGGAAGAGATGACCAGCCAGCTGCAGTCCATGTTCCAGAACCTGGGCGGGCAGAAGCAAAAGCCGCGTAAGCTGAAAATCAAAGACGCGATGAAGCTGCTGATTGAAGAAGAAGCGGCGAAGCTGGTAAACCCGGAAGAGCTGAAGCAGGACGCTATCGACGCGGTTGAACAGCACGGTATCGTGTTTATCGATGAGATCGATAAAATCTGTAAGCGCGGCGAATCCTCCGGCCCGGACGTTTCCCGTGAAGGCGTACAGCGCGATCTGCTGCCGCTGGTTGAAGGCTGCACCGTCTCCACCAAGCACGGCATGGTGAAAACCGATCACATTTTATTTATCGCCTCTGGCGCGTTCCAGGTTGCCAAGCCGTCGGATCTGATCCCGGAACTGCAGGGCCGTCTGCCGATCCGCGTTGAGCTACAGGCGCTGACCACCGAAGACTTCGAGCGCATCCTGACCGAACCAAACGCCTCCATCACCGTGCAGTACAAAGCGCTGATGGCGACCGAAGGGGTGAACATTGAGTTCACCGAAGACGGGATCAAGCGTATCGCCCAGGCCGCATGGCAGGTTAACGAAACCACCGAAAACATCGGTGCGCGTCGTCTGCATACCGTGCTGGAACGCCTGATGGAAGATATCTCTTATGATGCGAGCGACCTGAATGGTCAAAGCATTAAAATTGATGCCGACTATGTGAGTAAGCACCTTGATGCTTTAGTAGCAGATGAAGATCTGAGCCGTTTTATCCTATAATCGCGGCAATTGCATTTTCATCACAAATGATGGGGCTGAAAGGCCCCATTTTTATTGGCACATAATTACTATGACTGAAATCAGCCGTACGCAGGCCTGGCTGGAAAGCCTGCGTCCTAAAACGCTCCCTCTCGCTTTCGCCGCCATTATTGTTGGCACTACCCTCGCGTGGTGGCAGGGGCATTTCGACCCGCTGGTGGCTGCCCTGGCGCTGCTGACCGCCGGGCTTCTGCAAATCCTCTCTAACCTCGCTAACGATTACGGGGATGCCGTCAAGGGCAGCGATAAGCCCGACCGCATCGGGCCATTGCGCGGAATGCAGAAAGGGGTGATCACCCAGGAGGAGATGAAACGGGCGCTGATTATCACCGTCGCGCTGATCTGTCTTTCCGGGATTGCGCTGGTGCTGGTGGCCTGTAAAACCCCGGCGGATGCGGTCGGCTTCCTCGTGCTCGGTCTGCTGGCGATTGTCGCGGCCATCACCTATACCGTCGGCACCCGCCCTTACGGTTACATCGGGCTGGGGGATATCTCCGTGCTGGTCTTCTTCGGCTGGCTGAGCGTGATGGGCAGCTGGTATCTGCAGGCGCACTCGTTAATTCCTGCCCTGTTCCTGCCAGCCACCGCCTGCGGCATGTTGGCGACAGCGGTGCTGAATATCAACAACCTGCGCGATATCGACAGCGATCGTCAGAACGGTAAAAACACCCTGGCGGTGCGGTTAGGCGCGGTGAATGCGCGCCGTTACCATGCCTGCCTGCTGATGGGCGCCCTGCTCTGTCTGGCACTGTTTAACCTGCTTTCCCTGCACAGCCTGTGGGGCTGGCTGTTTGTACTCGCCACGCCGCTGCTGGTTAAACAGGCGCGCTACGTGATGCGCGAGCAGAGCGCCTCGGCCATGCCGCCAATGCTGGAACGCACGGTAAAAGGCGCACTGCTGACTAACCTGTTGTTCGTGATAGGGATTATTCTTAGTCAGACGCTAAATTAGCTGACAAATATCAATTAACAATTGATGATTTTGCCAACAATGCAATTCGCGCGATATACTGAAAACACTCGCAGCAACTGAACTTAAGCCTATGAAATACGATACCTCCGAGCTTTGTGACATCTACCAGGAAGATGTCAACGTCGTAGAACCGCTGTTTTCCAACTTTGGAGGACGGTCGTCGTTTGGCGGACAAATCATTACGGTGAAATGTTTTGAGGACAACGGGTTGCTGTACGATCTGCTCGAACAGAACGGCCGTGGACGCATTCTGCTGGTTGATGGCGGCGGCTCCGTGCGTCGCGCGTTAATCGATGCAGAACTTGCCCGTCTCGCCACCCAGAACGAGTGGGAAGGCATTGTGGTCTATGGCGCGGTGCGTCAGGTGGATGACCTCGAAGAGCTGGATATCGGCATTCAGGCGATTGCGGCCATTCCGGTTGGCGCAGCAGGTGATGGCATTGGCGAAAGCGACGTGCGCGTCAATTTCGGCGGGGTGACCTTCTTCTCCGGCGACCATCTCTATGCCGATAACACCGGCATTATCCTCTCTGAAGATCCGCTGGATATTGAGTAGAAAAAAAGGCCATCTGTTATGTAGATGGCCTTTTTTTAATTATCTTTATTCGTATCGTAATGAGTAATGCGGAGTTCAAACACCCCCTTCTTTTCCTCTACCGCTATGCTCATTGTTGCATGACGATCCGGATAGTTATCAATCCAGGTTTCAAGCTTTTCGTGCATCCTCTGAAGATCACTCTTTTGGATACCGGTGAAAGTGAGTGTACTGATCTGCAAACCACTCCCTTCAACGGTTTGCTTCGTGAAATACCAGTTTTCTGTGATCCTTGGTGCATCCTTGAGTGGTTTGGGCGTTAATAAGTAATATTGAATTAGATTGCCTTGTTTATAATATTCATCAGAAAAGATTCTGGTCATTATTACGCAATAGAGCACGGCCACCAGAACGAATAGAAAAATGATGACATGCCTACATTTCATATACGAACCTCCCTGACGACGGAAGGATCAGATACTGGCACAATAGAATCCATAAATGCAGGCAAATGGCCCGGGAATGGTTGGTGTTTTAGGCGCTTATCCTTAGGGTCTGGAAACAGTAAGGGAAGGACACTTTTATTTTTAAATTGCCCAACGGGGCCATAGTAGTCCCAGATGCGATAAGCTTTCTCTTTGGAACAAATGTCCAGGAAAGGTGTGTAATCTGCATAGTTAACGGCCTGGCAGAAACCAAAAAGATTAGAAACTAAATCTTCTGCGCTGTAACCGCTATCCGTAATCAGAATATAGGGCCAAAAACCCTGCAAGGATTCAAAGCTGTGAGAAGTACTCATAAAAATGGATAAGGCGACTCCTCTTAAGACCTCTTCGCTTAAGCCTCTCCGCACTAAAAAACGTCTGTATATCCCGGTTGTCGTATTTAATCCTGCGATGTTCCTGGACATGCTTTGATGATAATGGATTTCAAACCAGTCAGCGCCTCCTGCGCCAGGCATTATCATTTGTTGCCATAATCGTTCAGCACCGAAGGGATTTGCGTGCCCTAAGTCTATCCATCCCAGATTTTCTGTATAAATGAGGCCAGAGGGAGTATTACGGGTAATATATCGGTCAGAATTATCAATAATATCGCTTCGCTTTGTCATCTCGCATTCCTTATGAGTAACATGTTGAGCGATCTTATTCCTGCAAAATAAAAAAGGCATCCATTGTGGATGCCTTTTTCAGGAATTCGGAATCAGACCTCTTCCATGCGCCCGAGCAGAGCATGCAGACGATCCTGCCAGCCGTTCTGCTGTTCGCGCAGCTGGTGGTTTTCACGCTCCAGCTCTTCACGACCATGCTGAGCAGTCTGAATTTCCTGCGACAGCGCGTTGTTTTTTTCTTTCAGCTCTTCGATTTCCATCTGCAGCAGGGTGATGGTATCAATCGCCTGCTGTACTTTCGATTCCAGTTTCTCAAACACTTCTAACGACATAATGCTACCTCTCCTGAATTTGCAAGGCGACGCTTGACGTAAACGCGCACAACACCTGGTGTCGATTGTATGGAGCCCCGCCCTCCCTGTCCAGCGGCAGACCGCGCAGATTGCGGTTTGCAACACTTTTCAGTCTCCTCCTGGTGCATTCGCGCCATATACCCCTAAATTGTTAACACTTTAGTTAATAGAAAGCTTACTCCCCCTTTCGCTTACAGCAGTTCTCGCCCGCTTCATGGCGCGTTATCGCTCATTTTGTTGACGCGGCACACACATTTTAAGTTCGATATTTCTCGTTTTTGTTCGTTAACGATAAATTAACACTATGTCTACAGGACATCGTGCCGGTCATGGCGACCGTCGCGCCAACAATAACCATTAATCATTTTTCAGGATCCGATTATGAGTGAAACATCAACCTTAAAAGGCCAATGCATCGCAGAGTTCCTGGGTACTGGGTTGTTGATTTTCTTTGGCGTAGGATGTGTGGCTGCACTGAAAGTGGCGGGTGCCAGTTTCGGTCAGTGGGAAATCAGTGTGATCTGGGGTCTGGGCGTGGCGATGGCTATCTACCTGACGGCGGGTGTTTCGGGTGCGCACCTCAACCCTGCGGTCACCATCGCGCTGTGTCTGTTTGCCTGCTTCGACAAACGCAAGGTTGTGCCTTTTATTGTGGCGCAGTTTGCTGGTGCGTTTTGTGCAGCGGCGTTAGTTTACGGGCTCTATTACAATCTGTTTATCGACTTCGAGCAGACGCACCATATGGTGCGTGGCAGTACCGAAAGCCTTGAGCTGGCGGGGATCTTCTCCACCTATCCTAACCCGCACATTAACTTTGTGCAGGCCTTCGCGGTGGAGATGGTGATCACCGCCATCCTGATGGGTACCATCCTGGCGCTGACCGATGACGGCAACGGCATTCCGCGCGGTCCGCTGGCGCCGCTGTTGATTGGCCTGCTGATTGCGGTGATCGGCGCATCGATGGGACCGCTGACGGGCTTCGCCATGAACCCGGCCCGCGACATCGGACCGAAAGCTTTCGCCTTTATTGCCGGCTGGGGCGACGTTGCCTTCACCGGCGGCAAGGATATTCCTTACTTCCTGGTGCCGCTGTTCGGCCCTATTGTAGGTGCTGCGCTGGGAGCATTTGGCTATCGTAAGCTGATTGGCCGCCACCTGCCGTGCGACACCTGTGTCACAGAGGAGAAGGACGCCACCTCTGCCACACAACAAAACGCTTCGCTGTAATCTGACTACGGGACCACAACTATGACCGACAAAAAATATATCGTTGCGCTCGACCAGGGCACGACCAGCTCCCGCGCTGTCGTTATGGATCATGACGCGAACATCGTCAGCGTATCGCAGCGCGAATTCGAGCAAATCTATCCTCGTCCAGGCTGGGTTGAACACGACCCGATGGAGATCTGGGCCTCGCAAAGCTCGACGCTGGTTGAAGTGCTGGCGAAAGCCGATATCAGTTCCGATCAGATTGCGGCAATTGGCATCACCAACCAGCGTGAAACGGCCATCGTCTGGGAACGCGAAACCGGTAAACCGATTTACAACGCCATCGTCTGGCAGTGCCGCCGCACAGCGGACATCTGCGAGAAGCTCAAGCGCGACGGCATGGAAGAGTACGTGCGTAGCGCCACTGGCCTGGTGGTGGACCCCTACTTCTCCGGCACCAAGGTAAAATGGATCCTCGACCACGTCGAAGGCTCTCGTGAGCGTGCCAAACGCGGTGAACTGCTGTTCGGCACCGTGGACACCTGGCTTATCTGGAAGATGACCCAGGGGCGCGTCCACGTCACCGACTACACCAACGCCTCGCGCACCATGCTGTTCAACATCCACGATCTGGACTGGGATGACAAAATGCTGGACGCGCTGGACATCCCGCGCGCCATGCTGCCGCAGGTACGTAAGTCGTCTGAAGTGTACGGTCAGACCAACATCGGCGGTAAAGGCGGCACCCGTATTCCAATCGCCGGGATCGCCGGTGACCAGCAGGCGGCGCTGTTTGGCCAGCTGTGCGTGAAAGAAGGGATGGCGAAAAATACCTACGGCACCGGCTGCTTTATGCTGATGAACACCGGCGAGAAGGCAGTGAAATCGGAGCATGGCCTGCTGACGACTATCGCCTGCGGCCCGCGCGGCGAGGTGAATTACGCGCTTGAAGGCGCAGTGTTTATGGCCGGAGCCTCTATCCAGTGGCTGCGCGATGAGATGAAGCTTATCAGCGACGCCTTCGACTCGGAGTATTTCGCCACCAAGGTGAAAGACACCAACGGCGTGTACGTCGTGCCGGCCTTTACCGGGCTGGGCGCGCCCTACTGGGATCCCTATGCCCGCGGGGCGATTTTCGGCCTGACGCGTGGGGTAAACTCTAACCACATCATCCGCGCCACGCTGGAGTCGATTGCCTATCAGACCCGTGACGTGCTGGAAGCGATGCAGGCTGACTCCGGCATTCGTCTGCACGCCCTGCGCGTGGATGGCGGCGCAGTGGCAAACAACTTCCTGATGCAGTTCCAGTCCGACATTCTGGGTACCCGCGTGGAACGCCCGGAAGTGCGTGAAGTGACGGCGCTGGGTGCGGCCTATCTTGCCGGCCTGGCGGTTGGCTTCTGGCAGAACCTGGACGAACTGCAGGAGAAAGCGGTCATCGAGCGCGAATTCCGTCCGGGTATCGAAACCACCGAGCGTAACTACCGTTATAGCGGCTGGAAAAAAGCCGTGAAACGCGCGCTGGCCTGGGAAGAGCACGACGAGTCATAATACCTCCCCCTCACCCCGTCGGGGTGAGGGGTCCAAACCGCCTCTCCCACTCTGTGATAAACTTCGTGCAATTCCTTTTGATTGCACGAGTATCTGATGAAACGTGAACTTGCTATCGAGTTTTCCCGCGTAACCGAGGCCGCCGCTCTGGCAGGCTACAAGTGGCTTGGCCGTGGTGATAAAAATACTGCTGACGGCGCAGCCGTCCATGCCATGCGCATCATGCTTAACCAGGTCAACATCGATGGCACCATCGTGATTGGTGAAGGTGAGATCGACGAAGCCCCCATGCTATTCATCGGTGAAAAAGTCGGTACCGGTAACGGCGATGCGGTGGATATCGCGGTAGACCCCATTGAAGGCACCCGCATGACGGCCATGGGCCAGGCTAACGCCCTGGCAGTACTGGCGGTGGGCGATAAAGGCACCTTCCTCAACGCGCCCGATATGTATATGGAGAAGCTGATTGTCGGCCCAGGCGCAAAAGGGGTCATCGACCTCAATCTGCCGCTGGCGGAAAACCTGCGTAATATCGCCGCCGCGCTTAATAAGCCCCTTGGCGAACTGACGGTCACCATTCTGGCGAAACCGCGTCACGATGCGGTCATCGCCCAGATGCAGCAGTTAGGCGTGCGCGTCTTTGCTATCCCCGATGGCGACGTGGCGGCCTCCATCCTCACCTGCATGCCGGACAGCGAAGTCGACGTGCTGTACGGTATCGGCGGCGCACCGGAGGGGGTGGTTTCTGCCGCGGTGATCCGCGCCCTCGACGGCGATATGCATGGCCGTCTGCTGGCCCGTCATGACGTAAAAGGCGATAGCGAAGAGAACCGCCGCATCGGTGAGCAGGAGCTGGCCCGCTGCGCGGCGATGGGGATTGCAGCCAATACCGTGCTGCGTCTGGATGATATGGCGCGCAGCGATAACGTTATCTTCTCGGCGACCGGCATCACCAAAGGCGATCTACTGGACGGCATCAGCCGCAAAGGCAATATGGCAACCACCGAAACGCTGCTGATCCGCGGTAAATCACGCACCATTCGCCGCATCCAGTCGATTCACTATCTCGACCGTAAAGATCCGGACGTGCAGACCCACATTCTGTAAAACCGTTTGATCAATAGAGCTTTCCGGCCCGCCTGGGCTGGAAATCTCCCTCTCAGGTAAGGAAGATAGAACCCGAGATCAGTACAGGAGAACATCATGGCAGACTGGGTAACAGGTAAAGTCAAAAAGGTAGAGTTCTGGACCGATGCGCTATTTAGCCTCACCGTACATGCGCCCATCCAGCCTTTCACGGCCGGGCAATTTGCCAAGCTGGGGCTGGAGATCGACGGCGAACGCGTGCAGCGCGCCTACTCCTATGTCAACGCGCCGGATAACCCGGATCTCGAGTTCTACCTTGTCACCGTTCCCGATGGCAAACTCAGCCCGCGCCTGGCGGCACTGAAACCCGACGATGAGATCCAGATTGTCAGCGAAGCCGCAGGCTTCTTCGTGCTGGATGAAGTGCCAGACTGCGAAACGCTGTGGATGCTGGCAACCGGTACCGCCATCGGCCCTTACCTGTCGATCCTGCAATACGGGCAGGACCTGGATCGCTTTAAAAATATCGTTCTCGTGCATGCCGCGCGCTACGCCGCAGACCTGAGCTACCTGCCGCTGATGCAGGAACTGCAGAAGCGTTATGAAGGGAAAGTGAAAATCCAGACGGTAGTGAGCCGTGAAACGGTGCCGGGGTCACTCCACGGGCGCGTACCGGCCCTGATTGAAAATGGCGAGCTGGAAGCCGCCGTGGGTCTGAAGATGGAGGCCGACACCAGCCACGTGATGCTGTGTGGCAACCCGCAAATGGTGCGTGATACCCAACAGCTCCTGAAAGAGACCCGGCAAATGACCAAGCATTTACGCCGTCGGCCGGGCCATATGACCGCAGAACACTACTGGTAATTAGCGGTACTTTACGTCGATCGTATCTTTACCATATTTATTCTCGCCCTGGGTGCCCACAAACGCGCCCAGGTCGACAATGATCATCACAAAAATAATGGTAGGGATCAGCCTGCCCACTACCCACGGCAGCATGGAGGGCAGCATCGACCAGTTGCCGGCCAGCAGCATCCACGCCAGTATCACCAGTAGCGCCCACAACCCTGAACGCCCACGATCGTGCAGCCGTTTTACTAACACCGCCGCGGTCGGCCACAGCAGCGACACCAGCGCGAAGGCCGCCGTCTGGGTGCTCAGCCAGGCGTTATTGGCAGAAATAAACAGAGCCAGCATGGCGACAATCCATACGCCAATCCAGATCCAGAAATCACGGCGTCCAATACGCCCTTTGAATGAAAACAACCACTGCTGTATGGTCATGTCAGGTTCCTAAAAGTCATCGCGGCGCGTAGTTTACCCTGGAGTCGCCTCCTTTTGACAAGCCAGCCGGATCCCGTTTTAATCGTGGGCAGTAACATTCAGAGACTTTATTGATGAAGATGTGGTTTCACCTTATTTGGCTGGGTTTAACACTGTTGGGTGCAAGCGCACCTCTGCATGCTGCTGAGACTTCCGTATCGGCTACCGCACCCTATGTGATGCCGGGCGCGCCGACCTTTGATCAGTCTATCAGCCTGTTCCGTGAAGCTTTCAATCAGGATAATCCAAAGCTGCCGCTCAATGAGTTTCGCTCCATTGATGGCACCCGCGACACCCCGAACCTGACCCGGGCTGCCAGCAAAATTAATGAGAATTTGTACGCCTCGACGGCGCTTGAGCGCGGAACCCTCAAAATCAAGAGTATGCAGATTACCTGGCTGCCGATTCAGGGGCCGGAGCAGAAAGCCGCCAAAGCTAAAGCGCTGGAGTATATGAGCGCCATTTTACGCGCCTTTACCCCTGCCCTGACCAAAGCCCAAAGCCAGCAAAAGCTGCAAAAGCTCCTCACAGCTGGTAAAAACAAGCGCTATTACGCCGAAACGGAAGGCGCGGTTCGCTATGTCGTGGCAGATAACGGCGAAAAGGGGCTGACCTTCGCTGTTGAACCGATTAAGCTGGCGCTATCTGAGGCACTCGGCGGGTCGAATTAATGACAAAAAGCAAAGCCTTTCGAGGGAAAATCTCTATACTGATTCACAGACCATGCTGCCCTGTTGGGCGGCCATATTCCTTAATTCGCTCTTGAGCGTGGAGAATTGAAATGCGACATCCTTTAGTGATGGGTAACTGGAAACTGAACGGCAGCCGCCACATGGTAAACGAGCTGGTAGCTAACCTGCGTAAAGAGCTGGCTGGTGTGACTGGCTGTGCTGTTGCTATCGCTCCGCCGGATATGTACCTGGATATGGCTAAGAAAGCGGCTGACGGCAGCCACATCGTTCTGGGTGCCCAGAACGTTGACGTTAACCTGTCTGGCGCGTTCACCGGTGAAACCTCCGCTGAAATGCTGAAAGATATCGGCGCAAAATACATCATCATCGGCCACTCTGAGCGTCGTACCTACCACAAAGAGTCCGACGAGTTCATCGCCAAGAAATTCGCTGTGCTGAAAGAGCAGGGTCTGATCCCGGTTCTGTGCATCGGTGAAACCGAAGCAGAAAACGAAGCGGGCAAAACCGAAGAAGTCTGTGCACGTCAGATCGACGCAGTCCTGACCACTCAGGGCGCAAGCGCGTTCGAAGGTGCGGTCATTGCTTACGAGCCAGTATGGGCGATCGGTACCGGCAAATCTGCCACCCCAGCACAGGCTCAGGCCGTTCACAAATTCATCCGTGACCACATTGCGAAAGCAGACGCGAAAGTTGCTGAGCAAGTGATCATCCAGTACGGCGGTTCCGTAAACGCATCTAACGCAGCAGAACTGTTCACCCAGCCGGACATCGACGGCGCGCTGGTTGGCGGCGCATCCCTGAAAGCAGACGCTTTCGCGGTGATCGTTAAAGCAGCAGAAGCAGCGAAACAGGCGTAAGAGCATCTGTGGCGGGTGGCGCTTCGCTGACCCGCCCTACGATACTCCAGGCCCGGTAAGCGCCAGCGCTACCGGGCTTTTTTACAGCCGTCCCAGCAGGCTAAACCACAGATAATCCAGCGGCAATAGCACCAGATAGGTTGCCACCGCCAGCGCCAGACAGAGCAGCATCCCCGCCCGCGCAGGCACTCTTCCCAGCCCCATCGCCACCACAATCGGCGACGCCTGATACGGCAGCAGCGGCGTGGAATACCCCAGCACCTGAATCATAATCACCGACAGCAGCGGAAAGCCGGTGGCGTCCGAGAAGCTTTGCGCCAGGGTGGTATACAGCGCCGGTACGCCGTTGGCGGTCATAATGAAATTCAGGGCGGTGGTGATGCCGGTCAGGGCCAGGAAACTGGTGAACGGCGCATCGGCATCCAGGGGCATTACCCGCATCAGTGCCTCGCCCACGGCACTGCCAATACCGGTTTGCGTCACGGTGATCGCCAGCCCGAGAATACCCGCCACATAAATACAGGTGCGCATATTCACCCCCGCCGAGAATTCATCCCCGGTGATAAAGCCAACCCGCGGCAGCATCACCACAATCGACGCCGCAAGCCCGGTCCATGCCGGTCCAATGCCGTGCCAGCTTTCGGTTACCCACATCACCAGCACCACCGCCAGCAGCCAGGCGAGGCGCTTTTCGTCGCGGCCCATCGGCTCTGGCGGGGTCAAATCCTTCACCGGTTTTGGCGCGCCGGGGAACAGCCAGCAGATCAGGCCGATCAGGACCAGACCCTTGAGAATACCCAGCACCGGAGTATGCAGCAGCAGGTACGGAACATAGTTAAGATGGATGCCGTAAGAGCCTTCCGCCGCCCCGCTCATCACCAGGTTAGGAACGTTGGCCGGAAGGATGGTGGCCGAAAGCTGGAAGGTGCCAAACCCCACCGCCAGCGCCAGGCCGAACCACGCCCGGGAGCCGTCGGCAATGCCCGCCCGCTTCGCCATCGCCGCCACGATGGGCATCAGCAGCGCAATACGCCCCATATTGGAGGGCATCACAAACGCCAGCGCATAGGTGAGCAGCACTACGCTTGCCACCATCAGCGGCCAGGAGTCGGTCAGCCTGGCCGACAGCGCCCGCGCCGCCCTGTCCGCCAGCCCGGTTTTGCGGATCGCCACCCCCAGCACAAATCCGCTGAACACCAGCCAGAACGCTGACGAGGCAAAACCGCCAAAAATCACCTCCGGCGGGGCGATACGCGCGATCATCGCCGCGGTAAAGAACAGCAGCGCAGTGAGGAATTCCGGCAACAGCGAGGTGGCCCACAGGATGATGGTGACGACGATAATCAGCGAGGGCAGAAACAGCGGGTGAGTGAACCAGAGCGACATGCCTGTCTCCTGTAGAATTTTTCAGCAAGTCTACGGCGACAGGCAGGGCGAGTAAACGCTATTTATGGTGGGGTTCATTCAGGATAGTGCATTGATGATCCTGCAATTCCTCAGCAGAAGCGCGGTTAAGCGCCAGCAAATTGCGCGCCGTTGCCAGTAATACAAACGATCCGTCCGCCTGCTGCGCCATCGCCAGCGCAAAACGCCCCATATGGTCGCGCGCTTCCGGCAGCTCTTCTGCCAGCATCATAAACGGGCTGCGTTTCACCAGCTCC encodes the following:
- the fpr gene encoding ferredoxin--NADP(+) reductase, which codes for MADWVTGKVKKVEFWTDALFSLTVHAPIQPFTAGQFAKLGLEIDGERVQRAYSYVNAPDNPDLEFYLVTVPDGKLSPRLAALKPDDEIQIVSEAAGFFVLDEVPDCETLWMLATGTAIGPYLSILQYGQDLDRFKNIVLVHAARYAADLSYLPLMQELQKRYEGKVKIQTVVSRETVPGSLHGRVPALIENGELEAAVGLKMEADTSHVMLCGNPQMVRDTQQLLKETRQMTKHLRRRPGHMTAEHYW
- a CDS encoding DUF805 domain-containing protein gives rise to the protein MTIQQWLFSFKGRIGRRDFWIWIGVWIVAMLALFISANNAWLSTQTAAFALVSLLWPTAAVLVKRLHDRGRSGLWALLVILAWMLLAGNWSMLPSMLPWVVGRLIPTIIFVMIIVDLGAFVGTQGENKYGKDTIDVKYR
- a CDS encoding DUF1454 family protein, whose protein sequence is MKMWFHLIWLGLTLLGASAPLHAAETSVSATAPYVMPGAPTFDQSISLFREAFNQDNPKLPLNEFRSIDGTRDTPNLTRAASKINENLYASTALERGTLKIKSMQITWLPIQGPEQKAAKAKALEYMSAILRAFTPALTKAQSQQKLQKLLTAGKNKRYYAETEGAVRYVVADNGEKGLTFAVEPIKLALSEALGGSN
- the tpiA gene encoding triose-phosphate isomerase, with translation MRHPLVMGNWKLNGSRHMVNELVANLRKELAGVTGCAVAIAPPDMYLDMAKKAADGSHIVLGAQNVDVNLSGAFTGETSAEMLKDIGAKYIIIGHSERRTYHKESDEFIAKKFAVLKEQGLIPVLCIGETEAENEAGKTEEVCARQIDAVLTTQGASAFEGAVIAYEPVWAIGTGKSATPAQAQAVHKFIRDHIAKADAKVAEQVIIQYGGSVNASNAAELFTQPDIDGALVGGASLKADAFAVIVKAAEAAKQA
- a CDS encoding SLC13 family permease; translation: MSLWFTHPLFLPSLIIVVTIILWATSLLPEFLTALLFFTAAMIARIAPPEVIFGGFASSAFWLVFSGFVLGVAIRKTGLADRAARALSARLTDSWPLMVASVVLLTYALAFVMPSNMGRIALLMPIVAAMAKRAGIADGSRAWFGLALAVGFGTFQLSATILPANVPNLVMSGAAEGSYGIHLNYVPYLLLHTPVLGILKGLVLIGLICWLFPGAPKPVKDLTPPEPMGRDEKRLAWLLAVVLVMWVTESWHGIGPAWTGLAASIVVMLPRVGFITGDEFSAGVNMRTCIYVAGILGLAITVTQTGIGSAVGEALMRVMPLDADAPFTSFLALTGITTALNFIMTANGVPALYTTLAQSFSDATGFPLLSVIMIQVLGYSTPLLPYQASPIVVAMGLGRVPARAGMLLCLALAVATYLVLLPLDYLWFSLLGRL